TCCCGACCAGTGGCGCGAGGCGGTGCGCATCCAGTTCGCCAAGGGCGCCGATCTGATCAAACTTGCCAGCGAATATAATCAGGCCGAGATCACCGCGGCCGTCGATGAGGCGCATTCGCTCGGCCTGCCGGTGACGACGGATACCGAAACCCATATATGAACATGGCGCTCAGGGCCGGGGTGGACTCGATCGAACATCCGCTGCCGCGGAGCGACGCCGCCATCGCGCTGATGGCCAGGCGCGGCATCGCCTCGGTGCCGACCTTCGTTCCCTATCGCCTCGTCATGCGGACTTGGGACGGTTGATATTTCGGCTCCACCTCGCGCCGGTTCGAACTGAACGAGGAGAGCATCCTCGCGATGGGCAAGAAGATGCGGCGCGCCGGCATCAAAATGGGAATCGGGCTCGACCTGATCAGCGATTGGCCGGACTATATGCCGGGCGCCTATATCAACGAGCTCGAGAGCTTCGAACGGATCGGCTACACGAAAGCGGAAGCGCTTGTCGCGGCGACGAAGACGAGCGCCGAGATCATGCACATGTCGGTCTCAACGACGGCAACAATGCCCTCAGCGGCGTGCGGCGGATGCGCAGCGGCACCAATTATCTGCGCTACGAACTCTACAAGACTGCCACGTCCGCCGACCGGTGGGGCGCCGTCGGCGCCGCCCGCCGCAGCAGCGCCAGCGCCGACACGAACGCCGGCATCTATGATTC
The Sphingopyxis macrogoltabida genome window above contains:
- a CDS encoding spore coat protein U domain-containing protein; the encoded protein is MAGLYAGRLYQRARELRTDRLHESGSACRGDEDERRDHAHVGLNDGNNALSGVRRMRSGTNYLRYELYKTATSADRWGAVGAARRSSASADTNAGIYDSTTTQGYSYRAAILPGQITPPAGSYSDTVRIDVAF